The segment TTCACCTGGCAGAACGCTGCGGGCTTCACCTGCAGGGGGCCGATCTCGGTTCCCGCCGCGGCGGTGCACCGCCCCTTGGCCAAGGCCGCACGGATGCGGTCGGTTTCCAGGTACAGGCCGAAGCCGCTTTCCTGCCAGGCGAGCGCGGTGGCGATGTCTGGCGGTATGCCGTAGTTGGTGGAAGTGGCCAGGACCGAGGCCAGCACCATGGTGCAGGGGGTTCCCGCGGAGGGGATGCATGTCCCCAGGTTGGGCCGCACCTCACGAATGCGCTCGTGGATGCGGTAGATGAGCTCCTGGTAGCTCTTGGACAGGCCGCTTCCGGGCTGGTACTGGCACGTGGTCGGGGTGGGTGAGGGGTTGGGCGCAGGCTGGGAAGCGGGGCGGGGCCGAACGAGAAGCCAGGCGGCCACCGCCCCCAACGCCAGCACGCCCCAGTTAGCCCCTCCGGTGCGCAACGTCTTCCACCCCCCTGGCCGTGCGCCGAATCCGCTTCATGCCGCGGTTCAGGGTCAACATGCCTCCCGCGTGGTACCAGACGAAGGCTTGCAGGTCCCAGTAACGTGCAATCCCACCCTTAGCCTCCGCACCCGGCACATGCCGCCCGTCCCGGCGGGCTAGAGGGAAAATCCCCACGCCCAGAAGAGGCACCTCTACGATATAGGGCATCACCACAGGTCTGTTGGCCCAACCATTAGGAATCATCA is part of the Thermus caldilimi genome and harbors:
- a CDS encoding transglycosylase SLT domain-containing protein; translation: MLALGAVAAWLLVRPRPASQPAPNPSPTPTTCQYQPGSGLSKSYQELIYRIHERIREVRPNLGTCIPSAGTPCTMVLASVLATSTNYGIPPDIATALAWQESGFGLYLETDRIRAALAKGRCTAAAGTEIGPLQVKPAAFCQVKQDPQKLLGMDMTGRIWYAVGAGLAYLEWLRGQFPGASWYELLQAYNVGPTAFRQGKRNPKYACAVINRANLYTELKV